The nucleotide window TACCCTGAACGGCATCTAGATTTCCCGCACACACGAGAATGAAATCGCATGGAACTGGTTCGCTTTTCACCATCGCCCCTGAGCTTCTTTCGCTCTGACCGGTGATCGGAAACTTTCCTTCCTGAAGCGCTGTGAGAAGACTTTGCTGTGATTCTATCCTCAACATATTTATTTCGTCGATGAATAAAACACCCTTCGACGCTTTGTGAATCGCCCCTACCTCAAGTCTTTCGTGAGCGGGGGTTTCTAGACCGCCACTCTGGAAAGGATCGTGCTTGACGTCTCCCAGAAGTGCACCAGCATGCGCCCCTGTTGCGTCTATGAACGGGGGCATTTCGCCTTCTTCATGCGATATTAGGAGCTTGGGAACCATAATGTTCTCTTGCCTCGTGCCAGAATACCTCATCGCGAAGAAAATGATCGCTGCTGCAACGATTCCCACGAGTATAATACCAGGATCGTGCATGCCTGATTGGATGTAAAGTAGCACCGTGAGCATGATGATCATGAAGACTATTCCCGTGACCATCGATGCCCTTTGCTGTCTCCTCTGCATCGCCTCTCTCTTCTGCGCTGCCACGATTTCCTTTCCCTTACCAGCAGGCACCACACGAATCTTAGGTTCGTTTGGATCCTCGGGATTATGATATGCGATGACGTCCTGCAATTCGCCCTTTGGAAGAAACTCCGTCATGGATCGAGCAAGCATGCTCTTTCCTGTACCAGGCTCTCCAATCAGCATCACGTGGCGCTTTTGCTCGGCTGCCTTCTTAATGACTTCCACTGCTGCATCTTGACCAATGACCTGATCGACCAATTTCTCTGGAATTTTTATATCTGCTGTTGTCGTGAAATTTTGTGTCTTAATCCATTCGTCAACCTCAGGAACTTGACCAACAACATTCTCGTCTGTCATGGCAACTTAGCTCGCATCACTCATATCCGCAACCCCTAATTAAGCATTTCCCCAACTTTACAGATTTTTGGTGTAGAGCCAGACAGATGAAACAGGAATCTTGCCTGCAAGCTATGATAAAAGGAGGTTGTTAAGTACCTTTCATCTGATTCCTAATGAAAATGAAAAGAAAAGCACTGGGGGTCGTCGCGGTGCTTTCCGCGGTCTTGATGTGGGCTTCATCATTTCCTCTGCTGAAATTCGGTATTCTTCATGTTCCGCCAGTCACTCTTGCGGCCATACGCTATATCATTGCAGCTCTTTTTATGTTCGTCCTTGCGATCGTGATGAGAGGGTTTGATCATGTTATGAATTCATTCTTACTCAGTTGGAAACGACTGGCCGTCATTGGACTCGTTGGCTTCACTTTGCCAAATGCTGCTCTGAACTTGGGCCTTGAGCTCACGACCGCTGCCACATCGTCGGTCATACAAGCCTCAGGTCCGGCATTTACAATTCTCTTAGCCGTTGTCATTCTTCACGAGAGACTAACGATACGTAAATGGATTGGTATGGTAATCGCACTTATCGGGACAATACTTCTTGTTCTCTCACAAGGAGGGAATGTGAACGACGATTTGGTGGCAGGTAACATACTTGTTCTTCTTTCTGCAGTTTCTTATTCGCTATCAGGGGTTATTTCGAAAAGGGAACTTGCCGTTAACGAGCCTATTATTATCACCTGTTGGGGACTCATTACTGGTTCGTTGATGCTCTGCTTCGCAATACCGCTCGAAGTGCATGAACCTATTTCGATATCACTGGATGTGGCAGTTCTGATCCTCTATTTAGGTATCTTTCCAGGCTGTTTGGCTTTTCTTTTCTACTACTATATCCTTAAAGACGAGGAGCTGAGCTCAGTTTCATATTTCCTGTATCTCATCCCTCTTTTCTCCACATTGATGGCAATTCCACTGCTTCACGAAAGTATTACCTTAGAAATGATATTCTTTGGAGCAGTTATTGTTACGGGTGTCGCGATTGCACAATACAATCCCCCAGGCAATAGGTCGGTGAGAAATGGGAATCGAAAAAATTGAGATAGATACTCGTGTCGTTGACATCTTAAGAAAAGAAGGTATCAGCACACTTTATCCGCCGCAGGAGCAGGCCATACCTTACGCGCTCAGGGGCGATAATATTGTTCTAGCAGTTCCTACTGCCAGTGGCAAATCTCTGGTGGCATACTTGGCAGCACTGAAGCATGTAATAGAAAAGAGGGGGAAGGTGCTTTACATAGTACCTTTGCGAGCGCTGGCCTCAGAGAAATATGAGGATTTGAAGAAGTTCGAGGAATTAGGAATCAAGGTGGAAATGTCGATAGGGGACTTCGATACGCCCGATCCAGAACTCGAGAAATTCGACATCATTGTTGCAACATCTGAAAAAGCAGACTCTCTGCTTCGCCATAGAAGCAAGTGGCTCGACAGAATTTCGCTTGTCGTCGCTGATGAGATTCACCTGATACACGACCCTGAAAGGGGACCTACACTCGAAATCACGCTAACCAAATTTAGAAAATTCAATCCATCAATCCAACTCATTGCTCTTTCTGCAACAATAAAAAATTCAAAGGAAATCGCTGAGTGGCTTGACGCAGTTCATATCGCGAGCAATTGGAGGCCAGTACCTTTAAAGGAGGGTGTGTTGTGCAACAATGTTATTCATTTCACCGACAATTCAACGAGAGAAATTGCTGACAGAGGAGACGTCGTCTGGAGTCTCATCTGTGATTCCATCCTCTCAGGTGGGCAGTGCCTAATTTTCGTCAACACGAGAAAGTCCGCAGAATCCATGGCAATCCGATATGCACCCAGAATGAGGGAAATTCTGAAAGATTCTTTGGAGATAGAGGAACTAGAGTTTGTCATAGAAGAAGATGAGGCGACATCCGTAGCGAAACGCCTGAGAAATTGTATGAAGAAAGGGATTGCGTTCCACCATGCTGGTCTGACAAATGAGCAAAGAAGACTCGTTGAGAAGAACTTTAAGATGGGCACAATCAAGTGCATTATTGCTACGCCGACACTGGCGGCCGGGATTAACCTTCCTGCTAGGATGGTCATAATTAAGGACGTCCATCGATATGAATCAGACATAGGCTTTGTATCTATACCAGTACTCGAAATCAAGCAGATGTGTGGTCGTGCTGGGCGGCCGCGATATGATTCCTTTGGCGAGGCTATACTCATAGCCCGTAATGAAGATGAGAAATCGCTTCTAATGGAGAGTTATCTGCTTAATGAACCCGAAGAAATCTTTTCGAAGCTTGGGAACGAGACGGTTCTTCGTAGTCATATTTTGTCGACAATTGCCACTGGACTTGCAAACTCCAAGGATGCCCTATTCGATTTCTTTGACATGACTTTTTATGCGCACCAGACGACAATTAACACCCTGGAAGATGCGATCGAAAATATTCTTGATTTTCTCACAAAGGAAGGAATGATTAGAGAGAACGGCGAGCTCCTGCCGACTTTTTTCGGAAGACGTGTTTCTGATCTATATATCGACCCACTCTCAGCGGTAAGGATGAGAGACGCCATAAGGGCGTTCAAACAAGGAGCATCAGACTTTGGACTCATTCATGCCATATGCGCAACTCCAGATATGAGACATATGTATCTCCGCCGTGGAGAATACGAGGCACTCGAAGAGGTTTATCATCTAAGAAAGAAAGAGCTGCTGCTCCCTGCTCCGGATGACCTTGCCGAGTACGAGTTCTTTCTCTCTGAATTGAAAACTACCTGTGCACTGGAAGAGTGGATCGATGAGGTAAGCGAGGAAGACATATTGGAAAAGTATAATATGGGACCTGGAGACCTCAGAAGTAAGGTGGAACTTGCGGAGTGGCTTTTATACTCTATGAGAGAAATTGCAAACATTTTCAATAAAGATGCATACCCCGCACTTAATGATTTGGTGATGAGGGTCAGGTATGGCGTAAGAAAAGAGCTCCTCGATCTCGTTGTTTTGCGCGGTGTTGGAAGAATAAGGGCGAGGATGTTATATAACAGCGGATTCAAGGCTCTTGATGATTTGAGAAATGCCGACCTAGGAAAGCTTGCAAGAGTACCGCGCATAGGAGAATCACTTGCCCGCAGCATAAAAGAGCAATTGGAATCAATCAAGATGCCCGATACTCACATTTCAAAAGGCGCGGAATCTCGTTCAATTAACACCGGCCAGGAGTGCCAGAAAAGGCTCACTGACTTCTAAAAATCGATCAAAGCTCGGGTAACAAGGAAATATTTTTCTTTTTTCAGCAAAGTAAAGAAACTAGTAGCGTGATCCACTTCCCTCATTTTAACACACCTGATCTGCCTCGTCACCTCGTTTGACTTCCCTTCACTCATCCTCAAGTGTATGATACCGTCAGCAAGAAAGTCGGCTTCATGTGGGGCATAATACGAAAACTGTCCCGAAGGCATTTCAGAAATGATAAGCGATGTGATATCAAGCGACCTCAACCACTCAAAAAGCCTAAACATATCTTCTCTTGGTCTCGTGAAATTTGATATGATTTCGAGGGCGCCAAGAGAATCGATAACGAGTAACTCATAGTTTAACCGGCGTTTTGTTTCGTTGATTGCGAATCTAAAAGTATCGAACCAATTTGGTCCCTCTGCCCTTTTGCGAATTTCACCCATATCAAGGATTTCGATAAGTCCTTTCGTCTCACCACAGAACCCCATCTTTTCCATCTGCCTCAAAATGCTTTTCTTGCTTTGTTCAAGTGAGATGTAGAGACCACTGATACCATCATTTTCTGCATTCATGAAAAGAATGTAGTATGCAATGGAAGATTTCATAGAGCCAGTTTCTCCAGCAACGAGAACAACGTGACCCTTTGGGATGCCGCCACCAATGTTCTCGTCGAATCCTTGAATGTAGGTTCTGTACCTGATCTCATTTTCGGAGGTATTCATTTGAAATCCTCAATAATGATATCACTTGAAACTAGATAGAATTTCTCAGATCACAGCTCTCCGAATCACTTTCCTTACAGACTCCACATTTGCTGGAACCGTAGATGTGGGACCAAACGATCTTATGACTGAATCAGGGTCTTTGAGCAGATTGCCGGTACAAATGCATACAACCCGCTCGTCTCTATCGATTTCTCCTTCCTGAGCCATTTTGAGAAGACCGGCAATCGATGCTGCACTGGCGGGTTCAACGCCAATCCCTTGCAAACGACCTAGAATTTTTTGTGCGTCAAGAATTTCTTCATCGGTCACTTCAATTGCACACCCATTGGTATCATAAATCGCTTTTAGCGCCTTCCTGCCACTAACAGGATTGCCGATTCTGATGGCGGTGGCAACGGTTTCTGGATTATCACATGGCAGAATGTCCTTCCGTCCCTCACGATACGCCATAACGACTGGCATTGCCCCGGAAGCCTGAACACCTACAAGCTTTGGAATACTGTCGATTAAACCAACATCCCTTAATTCTATTAACGCCTTGTAGACCGACCAGATGTTTCCAGCATTCCCAACCGGCAAGAAAATTCGATCTGGAATCTGAAAGTCAAGCTGGTCTATAATCTCAAAAGCGACTGTTTTCTGGCCTTCAGGCCTAAAGGGATTTATTGAATTAAGAAGGTATATTTCTTTTTCTCTTGCCAATTCCTGAGCTATCCTAAGAGCGTCATCAAAGCTACCTTCTATCGAAATGACCTTTGCACCGAAAAACACCGCCTGAGCCAGCTTACCAGCTGCTACCTTACCAGCGGGCAAAATCACAACGCAGTCGAGTCCGGCTTTTGCAGCATAGGCAGCTAGCGAGGCAGAAGTGTTGCCCGTCGAAGCACAGCCGACAACCTTTACACCTAGCTCAGTGGCCCTAGTGACACCAACGGTCATACCTCTGTCCTTGAACGAGCCAGTAGGATTGGCACCCTCGTATTTGACAAATATGCGATGAATACCTGTGATCTTGGCGATGTTTCTGCAATCATAGAGGGGGGTACCTCCCTCTTTCAACGAAATGGCCCTTTCCTCACTAACTGGGAGAAAATCTGCATACCTCCATACGCCGAGTGGTTTGCGACGAATTTCGTAAGGATCGATTCCCACCAGAGACGATAAATCCATCTCTATATCAAGAAGTCCTCCACACCTGGGACACCGATCCGCGAATGGATCTTCGATTTTCCCGTCGCAATCCCAGCACTTTATAATATATGGCATTCACCCTATCCTCCTGCATCCCGAACCTGGCTTAGTAACCCATGTATCACACCTGATACCATTATCCATGTACACCTCTTTCATAGCTTTTGCAATATCATTGCCATCACATCGGCGCAGGTCATAGATTGCGGCGACAGCGGGTCCTGAGCCGCTGAGAAATGCGGCACTTGCACCGCTACGGACCGCTGCAAGCTTGACCTCACTCAGGTAGGGGATAAGATGTGCCCTCGCTGGCTCTACAACAACATCCGTTGCACTGCAACCGATTAGATTCATATCCCCACTGATCATTCCAAGTACAAGGCCACATGCATGGCTGACATGATGCACCATTTTTTTCAGCTCAATCTTTTCGGGAAGTATGCTTCTAGCATCCTTGGTTGAAACGAATACATCTGGCATGGAAACTACGATGCCGATATTGATGCTGGGCTCAACTCTTTCCACAATTAAAGGAGCATATGAAGCAATCACAGTGAAACCACCTAGTATTGCAGGAGCAACGTTGTCTGCATGAAAGCCTCCGGAAGTTACTTCTTCAGCTCTTGCAGCACATTCGATGAGTTTGGGTGGTGGCAGAGGATTTTCCAAGAAGAGATTTGCAACAAATGCTCCTCCCGCAGCCGATGCTCCTGACGAGCCGATACCGCTACCAGGCCTTATCCCCTTTCTTATGGTCAGTTCAAGTCCGAAATCCGCATTTCCAGCTCTAAGCACTTCACTGGCTGCGATGCTAGCAGAGTTTTTTAAGGGGTCGAACGTAATACGATTTCCGCCAATACCAGTAATTGATTTGATGATAACATCTTTTTCCTTGATTTTTCGGGCTTCAATTGTATCATACGGTTCGCTGAGAGCTAAACCGAATACATCGAATCCTGGACCCATGTTCGAAAGTGTCGCAGGCGAAACCACCACTACATTCATTTCATGCATCTGAACAACCTTTTCTAACCGAACTGGTCTGTCCTAGAACCATGTACTAAAATAAAATTTTCCCATCGGATGTGTTTTTGCAAGGAAAAGAAGGAACGAGTCTACGATAAGTGTATATGAAGTCGATTTTATTGTGGCGATTCTTCTGTAACAAGCGCACATTACGATTTACTCATTTTCAAAATATGAGATCATGGCGCAATTGAGGAAAAGGCGATCAAAACCTAGTCACGCTTCATTCACATTGAAATATTGTAATTACAAAGAATACCATAATTCTACTTGAGCATGACTCTACTACTATAGAATCATTTAATAATCCATTACAAGTTCTCGAGCAAATTTGATGATATGAGCGCTCTGCCTCAAGTAAGCATTCCAGTAATCATTCTTTTTGTCGTCTTCGCATTGATCGCAGTTCGTCAGGTAGGCCGCTTTCGCCTGAAGATCTGGCAAATTATGGCATTTGGTGCAATAGGTGTACTGGTAACAGGCCAGATTAGTCCAATTGATGCGATCTTCGCTATCGACCTCGATGTGATGTTATTCCTTTTTGGAATGTTCGTTGTTGGAGAAGCGCTAATTCAAAGCGGTTATTTATTCTACCTTGGTCATAAAATATTTAGAACTGCAAAAAACACCGACCAACTTGTCTTGATGGTTTTATTCGTAATTGGTCTTCTGTCGGCATTTCTCATGAACGATACCCTCGCAATCATCGGAACACCACTTGTTTTGCAGTTTGCTGCCAAATTCAAGATTTCTCCAAAGCTGATGCTTCTCGCGCTGGCCTTTGCGGTTACCACAGGTAGCGTCATGAGTCCTATTGGAAATCCCCAGAATCTTCTTATTGCGATCAACGGGAAAATCGAAAATCCGTTCATCACCTTTTTCACATACTTGGGTATACCTACGCTGATCAATATTTTTCTCTGTTATCTGGTACTAAAGTTTTTCTACCGAAAAGAATTTGAAAGAGAAATTTCGAATAATGATGTTATATCGATAACAGATCCTAGGTTGGCTACGGCCTGCAAAATCTCGATCATTCTCATAATATTGCTGGTGATGCTAAGAATCGGATTGTCAATCCTAGGTATGGGTGAGGAGTTTAGACTGACTTATATCGCCATCATCGCGTCACTTCCCATACTCATTGCAGGTGATAAGAGAATTCAAATATTGAAGAATATTGACTGGCATACGCTCATTTTCTTTGCATCGATGTTCATACTTATGGAAAGCGTATGGGATTCGGAATTCTTTCAGTCCCTTATCGCCCAATCGAATTATGATTTTTCATCTTTGTATGGAATCTTGATTATCAGTGTTATTCTAAGCCAACTAATATCAAATGTGCCGTTTGTAGCGCTGTATCTTCCATTGTTAGTAGAAGCAGGCATCTCTGAGCAAGGATTAATGGCTCTGGCAGCGGGAAGTACGATCGCTGGAAATCTGCTAATATTGGGCGCTGCAAGTAATGTGATCATCATTCAGAATGCGGAGAAGAGGGGGGAAACTGTTGGATTCTTGGAATTTGCGAAGGTAGGAATTCCATTGACAGCAATTAATATGGCAGTGTATTGGTTATTCCTCAACATTCTATGATTTTCACGTGACTGATAGGACTTTATATTTTCTAACGCAACTTTTCATTCAATGATAGGTGTTGATGAGTATTGTGCATTTTTTTAAAGGTCTTGCAAGAAAACATAGTCGCAGAATCCTGACAGAAAGAATGTTATAGAGCTGTCTGTATCATATGCGATCGTGAAAGAGATCGCTGTGATTGGCGCGAGGGGTAATATCAAAGATCCCAATACAGTTATTACATATCTGCAAAGCCTTAAAGATGGTATAGGAATTCCGTTGAACGCAGATCTTGTTTGTGGGAAAGATCATTTAGTCTCTTCAGTTTACCATGCCATGAGGTCTTTTGAGCGTCAGGAAAATGTATCTGGCAATCTAGCAACAGAAATCCTGTTGTACGCTTCTGGGGAAAAACAGATTTCGCATGCTTTGGAAAAAATGGGAATCAAAGCAGGCTATGAAAGGATCGCAATTGTCCTTATCGGCTGTGTTGACATAGATGAAGTTTTAAGCACTCTCGAACTTCAACGCGATGACTCTCTCCTCGAATTCTCCGTTGAGAAATTAAGGGCATTCGGCATTGATGAACGCGATATAATATCCCTAGAGCCTTCAGAACTAGAAGATCTAATTTTAGAACAAGTGGCGTTCGTGGATCTCATCAAAGGATGATTCAATGATCGAAGTAGCAAATGCCAGTGAAATGTAAATCGTATATTGACACTTCAAGATCCCACAGAGTCATCTAACTGAATGCAGGAAAGAAAAAAATTAATGACTTACACTGCCAATAAGACTCATTAACTTGAATTTAGAACACATCATTTCATGTTCGAAAGCGGAGATGAAGGACTTTGCCTGGTGATTTCGTTAGCCAGCTTCAGCTTGCAAAACAACTGGAGCAAAAGGCAAAAGAAGCAGCAAGAAGCCGGAGGGCAGCTGAAGAGAAGATAGCTGAAGCCGAACTAGCGATCACTAGTATGAAGGAATTTGATATTACATCTGCCGAATCTCAGCGACTTTTTATCGAAGCTAAGGATGCACTAGCTCGCCGAGATTTCGAGGCAAGTTTAAGCCTCGCTGTGCAGTGCATTAACTCTGTCCAAAATGCCAAATGTGAAAAGATCGATCAGATGCTGAAATCTGCTACGGAGCTTGTCAATCTCTTCGAAAGTGGGGATGCAGATCACGGAGCCATTTTGGAAAGCGTGCGAAACGTGCAAAACTTGGTCTCAGAGAAAAAATTGACCGAAGCATACGAGAATGCCAAGAAAATTGCTGATAGAGCGGAACAGTACGTCAATCGAAAGATGGCAGAATTGTTCGGGAAAGTTCAGTCACTTCTGGTGCTTGCAGATTCTGTTGGACTAAAAGTTG belongs to Methanomassiliicoccales archaeon and includes:
- a CDS encoding DMT family transporter; protein product: MKMKRKALGVVAVLSAVLMWASSFPLLKFGILHVPPVTLAAIRYIIAALFMFVLAIVMRGFDHVMNSFLLSWKRLAVIGLVGFTLPNAALNLGLELTTAATSSVIQASGPAFTILLAVVILHERLTIRKWIGMVIALIGTILLVLSQGGNVNDDLVAGNILVLLSAVSYSLSGVISKRELAVNEPIIITCWGLITGSLMLCFAIPLEVHEPISISLDVAVLILYLGIFPGCLAFLFYYYILKDEELSSVSYFLYLIPLFSTLMAIPLLHESITLEMIFFGAVIVTGVAIAQYNPPGNRSVRNGNRKN
- a CDS encoding DEAD/DEAH box helicase; its protein translation is MGIEKIEIDTRVVDILRKEGISTLYPPQEQAIPYALRGDNIVLAVPTASGKSLVAYLAALKHVIEKRGKVLYIVPLRALASEKYEDLKKFEELGIKVEMSIGDFDTPDPELEKFDIIVATSEKADSLLRHRSKWLDRISLVVADEIHLIHDPERGPTLEITLTKFRKFNPSIQLIALSATIKNSKEIAEWLDAVHIASNWRPVPLKEGVLCNNVIHFTDNSTREIADRGDVVWSLICDSILSGGQCLIFVNTRKSAESMAIRYAPRMREILKDSLEIEELEFVIEEDEATSVAKRLRNCMKKGIAFHHAGLTNEQRRLVEKNFKMGTIKCIIATPTLAAGINLPARMVIIKDVHRYESDIGFVSIPVLEIKQMCGRAGRPRYDSFGEAILIARNEDEKSLLMESYLLNEPEEIFSKLGNETVLRSHILSTIATGLANSKDALFDFFDMTFYAHQTTINTLEDAIENILDFLTKEGMIRENGELLPTFFGRRVSDLYIDPLSAVRMRDAIRAFKQGASDFGLIHAICATPDMRHMYLRRGEYEALEEVYHLRKKELLLPAPDDLAEYEFFLSELKTTCALEEWIDEVSEEDILEKYNMGPGDLRSKVELAEWLLYSMREIANIFNKDAYPALNDLVMRVRYGVRKELLDLVVLRGVGRIRARMLYNSGFKALDDLRNADLGKLARVPRIGESLARSIKEQLESIKMPDTHISKGAESRSINTGQECQKRLTDF
- a CDS encoding ATPase domain-containing protein codes for the protein MNTSENEIRYRTYIQGFDENIGGGIPKGHVVLVAGETGSMKSSIAYYILFMNAENDGISGLYISLEQSKKSILRQMEKMGFCGETKGLIEILDMGEIRKRAEGPNWFDTFRFAINETKRRLNYELLVIDSLGALEIISNFTRPREDMFRLFEWLRSLDITSLIISEMPSGQFSYYAPHEADFLADGIIHLRMSEGKSNEVTRQIRCVKMREVDHATSFFTLLKKEKYFLVTRALIDF
- the thrC gene encoding threonine synthase, with amino-acid sequence MPYIIKCWDCDGKIEDPFADRCPRCGGLLDIEMDLSSLVGIDPYEIRRKPLGVWRYADFLPVSEERAISLKEGGTPLYDCRNIAKITGIHRIFVKYEGANPTGSFKDRGMTVGVTRATELGVKVVGCASTGNTSASLAAYAAKAGLDCVVILPAGKVAAGKLAQAVFFGAKVISIEGSFDDALRIAQELAREKEIYLLNSINPFRPEGQKTVAFEIIDQLDFQIPDRIFLPVGNAGNIWSVYKALIELRDVGLIDSIPKLVGVQASGAMPVVMAYREGRKDILPCDNPETVATAIRIGNPVSGRKALKAIYDTNGCAIEVTDEEILDAQKILGRLQGIGVEPASAASIAGLLKMAQEGEIDRDERVVCICTGNLLKDPDSVIRSFGPTSTVPANVESVRKVIRRAVI
- a CDS encoding homoserine kinase, translating into MHEMNVVVVSPATLSNMGPGFDVFGLALSEPYDTIEARKIKEKDVIIKSITGIGGNRITFDPLKNSASIAASEVLRAGNADFGLELTIRKGIRPGSGIGSSGASAAGGAFVANLFLENPLPPPKLIECAARAEEVTSGGFHADNVAPAILGGFTVIASYAPLIVERVEPSINIGIVVSMPDVFVSTKDARSILPEKIELKKMVHHVSHACGLVLGMISGDMNLIGCSATDVVVEPARAHLIPYLSEVKLAAVRSGASAAFLSGSGPAVAAIYDLRRCDGNDIAKAMKEVYMDNGIRCDTWVTKPGSGCRRIG
- a CDS encoding anion transporter, giving the protein MSALPQVSIPVIILFVVFALIAVRQVGRFRLKIWQIMAFGAIGVLVTGQISPIDAIFAIDLDVMLFLFGMFVVGEALIQSGYLFYLGHKIFRTAKNTDQLVLMVLFVIGLLSAFLMNDTLAIIGTPLVLQFAAKFKISPKLMLLALAFAVTTGSVMSPIGNPQNLLIAINGKIENPFITFFTYLGIPTLINIFLCYLVLKFFYRKEFEREISNNDVISITDPRLATACKISIILIILLVMLRIGLSILGMGEEFRLTYIAIIASLPILIAGDKRIQILKNIDWHTLIFFASMFILMESVWDSEFFQSLIAQSNYDFSSLYGILIISVILSQLISNVPFVALYLPLLVEAGISEQGLMALAAGSTIAGNLLILGAASNVIIIQNAEKRGETVGFLEFAKVGIPLTAINMAVYWLFLNIL
- the cgi121 gene encoding KEOPS complex subunit Cgi121: MKEIAVIGARGNIKDPNTVITYLQSLKDGIGIPLNADLVCGKDHLVSSVYHAMRSFERQENVSGNLATEILLYASGEKQISHALEKMGIKAGYERIAIVLIGCVDIDEVLSTLELQRDDSLLEFSVEKLRAFGIDERDIISLEPSELEDLILEQVAFVDLIKG